Proteins found in one Drosophila innubila isolate TH190305 chromosome X, UK_Dinn_1.0, whole genome shotgun sequence genomic segment:
- the LOC117793646 gene encoding xenotropic and polytropic retrovirus receptor 1 translates to MKFAEHLSAHITPEWRKQYINYEEMKAMLYLAVEEAPSVDSVEDEVLKRHFANFDENFFHYCDKELKKINTFYSEKLAEATRKFATLNAELKSSIEESERTAKKSKGQKRHAALPDRKARELKLAFSEFYLSLILLQNYQNLNHTGFRKILKKHDKLLRVDSGAKWRQEYVEASHFFINKDIDNIINETETTVTGELEGGDRQRAMKRLRVPPLGEQQSPWTTFKVGLFSGSFIVLGIVVVLSAIFHDITGENLKVTFRLYRGPLLIIEFIFLIGVNIYGWRSSGVNHVLIFELDPRNHLSEQHLMELAAIFGVVWTLSMLSFLYSASLSIPAFINPLTLTLIMVVFLVNPFHVLHHDARFWLLRITGRCLAAPFFHVGFADFWLGDQLNSLATAILDFEYLICFYFTNGNWSEARDASICMEKDFIVRPIVNCLPAWFRFAQCLRRYRDSREAFPHLVNAGKYSTTFLVVIFATLKSFNSPNYANTFDNPYTWLWIISSIVSSCYSYTWDIKMDWGLFDKNAGENTFLREEVVYSSTGFYYFAILEDLALRFIWALSFYLTEMKIVTGDIMTSITGILEVFRRFVWNFFRLENEHLNNCGKFRAVRDISIAPLDSSDQTLILRMMDETDGVINRYTKTNRPKPKKVKDPEKRSLLHPRGSLQDLSIDIDGSKKL, encoded by the exons ATGAAGTTCGCCGAGCATCTGTCGGCGCACATAACGCCGGAGTGGCGCAAACAGTACATCAACTATGAG GAAATGAAAGCGATGCTCTATTTGGCCGTGGAGGAGGCGCCTTCGGTGGACAGCGTGGAGGATGAGGTGTTGAAGCGTCATTTTGCCAACTTTGATGAAAACTTCTTTCACTATTGCGACAAGGAGCTAAAGAAGATCAATACATTCTACTCAGAAAAGTTGGCAGAGGCGACACGTAAATTTGCCACACTTAATGCGGAACTCAAGTCGAGCATCGAGGAATCGGAGCGTACTgccaaaaagtcaaagggtcAGAAACGACACGCGGCATTGCCCGATCGCAAGGCGCGAGAATTGAAATTGGCCTTCAGTGAATTCTACTTGAGTCTGATACTCTTGCAGAACTATCAGAATTTGAATCATACGGGTTTTCGCAAAATACTCAAAAAGCATGATAAg ctgctgcgcGTGGACAGTGGAGCAAAGTGGCGGCAAGAGTATGTGGAGGCATCACATTTCTTTATCAACAAAGATATTGACAACATTATCAATGAAACTGAAACGACCGTCACCGGGGAATTGGAGGGAGGTGATCGTCAGCGTGCCATGAAACGATTGCGTGTCCCACCACTGGGGGAACAGCAGAGTCCATGGACAACCTTTAAAGTTGGTCTATTCTCAGGCAGCTTTATTGTTCTGGGCATCGTTGTTGTGCTCTCAGCCATATTCCATGATATCACCGGCGAGAATCTAAAGGTCACATTTCGCTTATATCGCGGCCCATTGCTGATCATTGAGTTCATCTTTCTCATTGGCGTTAACATTTATGGCTGGCGTTCGTCGGGCGTGAATCATGTGCTAATCTTTGAACTGGATCCGCGAAATCATCTATCGGAACAGCATCTCATGGAGCTGGCGGCAATATTCGGTGTCGTCTGGACGTTGAGTATGCTGAGCTTTCTGTATAGCGCCAGTCTCAGTATACCGGCATTCATAAATCCATTGACCCTTACACTGATTATGGTCGTGTTTCTGGTCAATCCGTTTCATGTGCTCCATCACGATGCACGCTTCTGGCTGCTGCGCATCACGGGACGCTGTCTGGCGGCGCCATTTTTCCATGTGGGCTTCGCTGATTTCTGGCTGGGCGATCAATTGAATTCGTTGGCTACCGCCATACTCGACTTTGAGTATCtcatatgcttctatttcacCAATGGCAACTGGTCAGAGGCAAGAGATGCGTCCATTTGCATGGAAAAGGATTTTATAGTGCGTCCCATTGTTAATTGCCTACCAGCCTGGTTTCGTTTTGCCCAATGTCTGCGGCGTTATCGTGACTCTCGAGAAGCTTTTCCCCATCTCGTCAATGCCGGCAAATATTCGACAACATTTCTGGTTGTCATCTTTGCCACTCTCAAAAGCTTCAACAGTC CCAACTATGCCAACACATTTGATAATCCCTACACCTGGCTTTGGATAATCTCATCGATTGTGTCGTCATGCTATTCCTACACCTGGGATATTAAAATGGATTGGGGTCTCTTTGATAAGAATGCCGGCGAGAACACATTCCTCCGCGAGGAGGTCGTGTATTCTTCCACG GGCTTTTATTACTTTGCTATATTGGAAGATTTGGCGCTGAGGTTCATTTGGGCATTATCCTTTTATTTGactgaaatgaaaattgtgacCGGCGATATTATGACCTCTATAACAGGCATACTGGAAGTCTTTCG TCGATTCGTTTGGAACTTTTTCCGTTTGGAGAACGAGCATCTAAATAATTGTGGTAAATTCCGTGCCGTGCGCGATATTTCAATAGCACCGCTGGACTCATCCGATCAGACATTGATATTGCGTATGATGGATGAAACGGATGGTGTGATTAATCGCTACACAAAAACGAACCGACCCAAGCCAAAGAAGGTCAAGGATCCCGAGAAGCGCAGCCTGCTGCATCCGCGCGGTTCCCTACAAGATCTGAGCATTGACATCGATGGCAGCAAAAAGCTTTAA